The following proteins are encoded in a genomic region of Streptomyces collinus Tu 365:
- a CDS encoding bifunctional polysaccharide deacetylase/glycosyltransferase family 2 protein: MTHHRRRAARRRDRTRRITPRTHWLLLSVFAVTLSTALLLQGYTHHMFGITSDAVTGVRGRSDMVPARVAHGGPVIAGAATSPHTARVRPRTIALTFDDGPDPTWTPRILEVLRRNHVHATFFVVGTQVVAHPELVRRIVADGHQIGIHTFTHPDLARLAPWQRSLELRETQLAVAGAAGVTTALLRPPYSSENGALDDADWSVLKQADAAGYVTVLSTQDAEDWQRPGARRILANATPHGHGGQVLLMHDAGGDRSQTVAALAALVPRLKAQGFRFATVSDAVGMAAPVQPAGLGDHLQGLALVRALQGGDRVVRLLGWLMYAAGAISVLRAAVVLTAARRHRRLRAGGPDRSWGPRVTEPVSVIVPAYNESAGIEAAVRSLLASDHPVEIIVVDDGSTDGTADLVEALGLPVRVIRRRNAGKPAALNSGLAAATCDLVVMVDGDTVFEPDTVRTIVQPFADPRVGAVSGNAKVVNRGGLLGRWQHIEYVVGFNLDRRLFDLAECMPTVPGAVGAFRRRALLDLGGVSDVTLAEDTDLTMALCRNGWRVVYEEGAKAWTEAPASLNALWRQRYRWCYGTLQAMWKHRGALVQRGAAGKLGRRGLIYLLLFQVLLPLLAPAVDIFALYGLVFLDPVRIIGLWLTFLLLQLLMGLYAFRLDGERPGPLWSLPLQQFVYRQLMYLVVIQSVFTAVSGSRLRWQRMERYGSLQPPVGAQPLPSDLTREEPPAASTPR, translated from the coding sequence GTGACCCATCACCGCCGCCGCGCCGCCCGGCGCCGCGACCGCACTCGCCGGATCACACCCCGCACCCATTGGCTGCTGCTCAGCGTGTTCGCGGTCACCTTGTCCACGGCCCTGCTGCTCCAGGGCTACACCCACCACATGTTCGGCATCACCTCGGACGCCGTGACCGGCGTCCGGGGCAGGAGCGACATGGTGCCCGCCCGGGTGGCCCACGGCGGCCCCGTGATCGCGGGCGCCGCCACCTCTCCCCACACCGCCCGGGTGCGGCCCCGCACCATCGCGCTGACCTTCGACGACGGCCCGGACCCCACCTGGACGCCACGCATCCTGGAGGTGCTGCGCCGCAACCACGTGCACGCGACCTTCTTCGTCGTCGGGACCCAGGTCGTCGCCCACCCCGAGCTGGTCCGCCGTATCGTCGCCGACGGCCACCAGATCGGCATCCACACCTTCACCCATCCCGACCTGGCCCGTCTCGCCCCGTGGCAACGCTCGCTGGAGTTGCGTGAGACGCAGTTGGCGGTGGCCGGCGCCGCGGGGGTCACCACCGCACTGCTCAGGCCGCCGTACTCCTCGGAGAACGGCGCGCTGGACGACGCCGACTGGTCCGTCCTGAAGCAGGCCGACGCGGCGGGTTACGTCACGGTGCTGTCCACCCAGGACGCCGAGGACTGGCAGCGCCCCGGTGCGCGCCGCATCCTCGCGAACGCGACACCACACGGGCACGGCGGGCAGGTCCTGCTCATGCACGACGCCGGCGGCGACCGCTCCCAGACCGTCGCCGCGCTGGCTGCCCTGGTCCCACGCCTCAAGGCGCAGGGCTTCAGGTTCGCGACGGTCTCCGACGCGGTCGGCATGGCCGCACCCGTACAGCCCGCCGGCCTGGGCGATCACCTGCAAGGACTGGCCCTCGTCAGGGCCCTCCAGGGCGGTGACCGGGTCGTCCGGCTGCTGGGCTGGCTGATGTACGCGGCAGGCGCGATCAGCGTGCTGCGCGCGGCCGTCGTACTGACAGCCGCCCGGCGGCACCGCCGCCTGCGGGCGGGCGGACCCGACCGGTCCTGGGGACCACGGGTCACCGAGCCGGTCAGCGTCATCGTTCCCGCCTACAACGAGAGCGCCGGGATCGAGGCGGCCGTGCGTTCGCTGCTCGCATCCGACCATCCGGTCGAGATCATCGTGGTCGACGACGGGTCGACCGACGGCACCGCCGATCTGGTGGAGGCACTCGGTCTGCCGGTGCGGGTGATCCGCCGGCGGAACGCGGGCAAGCCCGCCGCCCTCAACAGCGGGCTCGCCGCCGCCACCTGCGACCTGGTGGTCATGGTCGACGGCGACACGGTCTTCGAACCCGACACCGTCCGCACCATCGTGCAGCCTTTCGCCGACCCCCGCGTGGGGGCCGTCTCGGGCAACGCCAAGGTCGTCAACCGTGGCGGCCTGCTGGGTCGCTGGCAGCACATCGAGTACGTGGTCGGGTTCAATCTCGACCGCCGCCTGTTCGACCTCGCCGAATGCATGCCGACCGTGCCCGGCGCGGTCGGCGCGTTCCGCCGCCGGGCGCTGCTTGACCTCGGCGGAGTCAGCGACGTCACCCTGGCCGAGGACACCGACCTCACCATGGCCCTGTGCCGGAACGGCTGGCGCGTGGTGTACGAGGAGGGCGCCAAGGCATGGACGGAGGCTCCGGCCTCTTTGAACGCCCTGTGGCGGCAGCGCTACCGCTGGTGCTACGGCACCCTCCAGGCGATGTGGAAGCACCGCGGCGCGCTCGTACAACGCGGCGCCGCCGGGAAACTGGGCCGCAGGGGCCTGATCTACCTGCTTCTCTTCCAGGTGCTGCTGCCCCTGCTCGCACCCGCGGTGGACATCTTCGCCCTCTACGGGCTCGTCTTCCTCGACCCGGTCCGGATCATCGGGCTGTGGCTGACCTTCCTGCTGCTGCAACTCCTGATGGGCCTCTACGCGTTCCGTCTGGACGGCGAACGCCCGGGCCCCCTGTGGAGCCTGCCGCTGCAGCAGTTCGTCTACCGACAGCTGATGTACCTGGTCGTGATCCAGTCCGTGTTCACCGCCGTCTCGGGCTCGCGCCTGCGGTGGCAACGCATGGAACGGTACGGAAGTCTGCAGCCCCCGGTCGGCGCTCAGCCACTCCCCTCCGACCTCACCCGGGAGGAGCCTCCCGCGGCATCCACCCCGCGATGA
- a CDS encoding PepSY domain-containing protein → MRVLSRRAVLAAPAAVLMWALVACGGSDSGSGSKAADTQQQAQSADGAEAAGGDTDDRTEPPLTGEVKRKAEAAALGAYPGTVVKSEEDAEKPGMYAVEVKQADGSSIEVYLDKSFKVTDTKKEGTEEADAG, encoded by the coding sequence ATGCGTGTTCTGTCCCGCCGTGCCGTGCTCGCCGCTCCCGCTGCCGTGCTGATGTGGGCACTCGTCGCCTGCGGCGGATCCGACTCCGGCTCCGGTTCCAAGGCCGCTGACACCCAGCAGCAGGCGCAGAGCGCCGACGGCGCCGAGGCGGCCGGCGGTGACACCGACGACAGGACGGAGCCGCCGCTGACCGGTGAGGTCAAGCGGAAGGCCGAGGCCGCGGCGCTCGGCGCGTACCCGGGCACCGTCGTGAAGTCCGAGGAGGACGCGGAGAAGCCCGGCATGTACGCGGTGGAGGTGAAGCAGGCCGACGGCTCCTCGATCGAGGTCTACCTCGACAAGTCCTTCAAAGTCACCGACACCAAGAAGGAGGGCACCGAGGAGGCCGACGCCGGCTGA
- a CDS encoding response regulator transcription factor: protein MRLLLIEDDDRIAGPLTEGLGRYGFAVDHVRTGTAGLAATATSPDLVLLDLGLPDMDGLDVCRTLRARSAVPIIMITARGEEADRVVGLELGADDYLAKPFGVRELIARIRAVTRRAGAPAFTPTGPARTPESHRPASGAQVLGPLTLNRRTREVHLNSRQVALTPREFDLLAFLADDPGTVCTRQQIMDTVWDPHFFGPTKTLDAHVAALRRKLGDPGWVTTARGVGFRLTVPREPGASEAAE, encoded by the coding sequence ATGCGGCTGCTGCTCATCGAAGACGACGACCGAATCGCAGGCCCTCTCACCGAGGGCCTGGGACGCTACGGGTTCGCTGTGGACCACGTCCGCACCGGCACCGCCGGGCTCGCCGCCACCGCGACCTCGCCGGACCTGGTCCTGCTGGATCTCGGTCTGCCCGACATGGACGGCCTGGACGTCTGCCGCACCCTCAGGGCCCGCTCCGCCGTCCCCATCATCATGATCACCGCGCGGGGCGAGGAGGCCGACCGTGTCGTCGGCCTGGAGCTCGGCGCCGACGACTACCTCGCCAAGCCCTTCGGCGTGCGGGAGCTGATCGCCCGCATCCGCGCCGTCACCCGCCGGGCCGGCGCCCCCGCCTTCACGCCGACCGGACCCGCGCGAACACCCGAATCGCATCGGCCGGCCTCCGGCGCGCAGGTGTTGGGGCCGCTGACCCTCAACCGCCGCACCCGCGAGGTCCATCTCAACAGCCGGCAGGTCGCCCTGACGCCCCGAGAGTTCGACCTGCTCGCCTTCCTCGCCGACGATCCGGGCACGGTGTGCACCCGGCAGCAGATCATGGACACGGTCTGGGACCCCCACTTCTTCGGCCCCACCAAAACCCTCGACGCGCACGTGGCCGCCCTGCGCCGCAAGCTCGGCGACCCCGGATGGGTCACCACCGCCCGCGGCGTCGGCTTCCGTCTCACCGTCCCCCGCGAACCCGGCGCCTCAGAGGCGGCCGAATGA
- a CDS encoding ATP-binding protein yields the protein MTRRLLLSYLALAALVLAGLEIPLGYIYARGETSRASQSVERDASTLAEVAEENIEKGRLDALPDVVGDYANRTGAHVVVTDRQGIVLADSDPAGRAGRSLADQPDIARALNNQPTVTTTTDGAGRDVLSATMPGSSGTTIRGALRLTCPLDQVSTRVHRIWGALALAAACILAAVALIAFSLARWITRPLRTLEAATTQLAHGHLAHPPDATTGPPELRRLATSFNHTATRLQHLLASQQAFASEASHQLKTPLTALRLRLENFEPHLDPRAHGSLEEAVGEVERLGRMVQGLLALARLENTATTPEPVDLDAVLTDRVAMWEPLAAEQYVTLDITGPPTGHVWAIPGALEQIIDNLLANALRVSPPGTTITLHRVPGSELHVIDQGPGMNDTDRDRAFDRFWRSSDSHHDGTGLGLPIVRHLVDASGGTITLHPAPGTGLDARIRLRPAPARRNKVSPPGEDFGARRGRSRHTEPAGRGFDA from the coding sequence ATGACCCGCCGCCTCCTCCTCAGCTACCTCGCCCTGGCCGCACTCGTACTGGCCGGGCTGGAGATCCCCCTCGGCTACATATACGCCCGCGGCGAGACCTCCCGTGCCTCACAGAGCGTGGAACGCGACGCCTCCACGCTCGCCGAGGTCGCTGAGGAGAACATCGAAAAGGGCCGGCTCGACGCGCTGCCGGACGTTGTCGGTGACTACGCCAACCGCACCGGCGCCCACGTCGTCGTCACCGACAGACAGGGCATCGTCCTGGCCGACTCCGATCCCGCCGGCCGCGCTGGGAGGAGCCTTGCCGATCAGCCGGACATCGCCCGCGCCCTGAACAACCAGCCCACCGTCACCACCACGACGGACGGCGCCGGCCGTGACGTGCTGTCCGCGACCATGCCCGGCTCCTCCGGCACCACGATCCGCGGCGCCCTGCGCCTGACGTGCCCCCTGGACCAGGTCAGCACCCGCGTACACCGCATCTGGGGCGCCTTGGCCCTCGCCGCAGCCTGCATCCTTGCCGCGGTCGCTCTGATCGCCTTCAGCCTGGCCCGCTGGATCACCCGCCCCCTGCGCACCCTGGAAGCCGCGACCACCCAACTCGCCCACGGGCACCTGGCCCACCCGCCCGACGCCACCACCGGACCGCCCGAACTGCGCCGACTGGCCACGTCGTTCAACCACACCGCGACCCGGCTCCAGCACCTCCTCGCGTCCCAGCAGGCGTTCGCCTCGGAAGCCTCCCACCAGCTGAAGACTCCGCTGACCGCACTGCGACTGCGGCTGGAGAACTTCGAGCCCCACCTGGACCCGCGCGCGCACGGCAGCCTGGAGGAAGCCGTCGGAGAGGTCGAACGCCTCGGCCGTATGGTGCAGGGACTCCTCGCGCTGGCCCGGCTGGAGAACACCGCGACCACCCCCGAACCCGTCGATCTGGACGCCGTCCTCACCGACCGTGTCGCCATGTGGGAGCCACTGGCGGCCGAACAGTACGTGACCCTCGACATCACCGGCCCGCCCACCGGCCATGTGTGGGCGATCCCCGGCGCCCTGGAACAGATCATCGACAACCTCCTCGCCAACGCTCTGCGTGTCTCCCCACCCGGCACCACCATCACCCTGCACCGCGTCCCCGGCAGCGAACTCCACGTCATCGACCAGGGGCCCGGCATGAACGACACGGACCGCGATCGCGCCTTCGACCGGTTCTGGCGCTCCTCCGACTCTCACCACGACGGCACCGGCCTCGGCCTGCCGATCGTCCGCCACCTCGTCGACGCCTCCGGCGGCACCATCACGCTCCACCCCGCCCCCGGCACCGGCCTCGACGCCCGCATACGGCTGCGCCCCGCCCCTGCCCGCCGGAACAAAGTGTCACCGCCGGGAGAGGACTTCGGCGCGCGCCGCGGCCGCAGCCGTCACACAGAGCCGGCCGGCCGCGGCTTCGATGCGTGA
- a CDS encoding phosphotransferase: protein MTAEGEALVGGMANAGAVFRRGESVERPAPRNARALHAYLRALRVHGFDAAPAPVGLTADGRERLTFIPGDVALPPFQDWAMGSSALESVGSLLRRLHEAGAAVAVDSRAEWPSDLADPEGGTMLCHNDVCPENVVFRDGRAVALIDFDLAAPGRALWDIAMTARYWVPMLDPESAAALHPPGLDAAARLRILADGYGLPAAGRAELSGVIEQATAVCRAFVARRVAGGDSVYLQALAERGGWERWDRVQTWLVDHRKSFTAALLS, encoded by the coding sequence ATGACGGCTGAGGGCGAGGCGCTGGTCGGCGGGATGGCGAACGCGGGGGCGGTCTTCCGCCGGGGTGAGTCGGTGGAGCGACCGGCACCGCGCAACGCCCGTGCTCTGCATGCCTATCTCCGTGCGTTGAGGGTGCATGGCTTCGACGCGGCGCCGGCCCCTGTCGGTCTCACCGCGGATGGCCGTGAGCGGCTGACGTTCATCCCCGGTGACGTGGCCCTGCCGCCGTTCCAGGACTGGGCGATGGGGAGTTCCGCCCTCGAATCGGTGGGCAGCCTGCTGCGGCGTCTGCATGAGGCCGGCGCGGCCGTCGCGGTGGACAGCCGTGCCGAGTGGCCCTCGGACCTCGCCGACCCGGAGGGGGGAACGATGCTGTGCCACAACGACGTGTGCCCGGAGAACGTCGTCTTCCGCGACGGCCGTGCCGTGGCCCTGATCGATTTCGACTTGGCGGCCCCGGGCCGTGCGCTCTGGGACATCGCCATGACCGCCCGCTATTGGGTGCCCATGCTTGATCCCGAGTCCGCGGCCGCTCTTCATCCCCCCGGGCTTGATGCGGCCGCGCGGCTGCGGATTCTTGCCGACGGCTACGGCCTCCCGGCCGCGGGCCGCGCCGAGTTGTCTGGCGTCATCGAGCAGGCCACGGCGGTCTGCAGGGCCTTCGTCGCCCGCCGCGTCGCCGGCGGAGACTCCGTCTATCTCCAGGCGTTGGCCGAGCGTGGTGGATGGGAACGCTGGGACCGCGTGCAGACCTGGCTGGTGGACCACCGCAAGAGCTTCACGGCCGCCCTGCTGAGCTGA
- a CDS encoding HesA/MoeB/ThiF family protein, whose product MTHPRVKPEHTAHRFDDGTIRIGGELYGIAAEITDPHGWVWEALSLMDGATPVERIEAELAARHPSLGDSGARGMVKALLDTGYLEDAAGGHPEGLTGDETERYSRNHAYFRRIDLRPGSDPWAAQRRLKNARVGILGVGGTGSHAAWALAAVGVGSLHLVDPDRVEVSNLTRQVLYGEADLGRPKAQVAVERLRSVNSAGSFTCDIRMVDTEKALAELVSDCDVFALCADEPRNDLIAKMTNRVCAAQGVPWVTAGYNGPLVTVGVYGPAGPCFECVGAGEEAKLKPGWHPDLGGTGVLAPSAGISGQLIAHEVVSLLTGTGRRAPGYVRGLNLIAPDQLVDVRHPARPECPLCGS is encoded by the coding sequence GTGACACATCCACGGGTGAAACCCGAGCACACAGCCCATCGATTCGACGACGGAACCATCCGGATCGGCGGCGAACTGTACGGAATCGCAGCGGAGATCACCGACCCGCACGGCTGGGTCTGGGAAGCGCTGAGCCTGATGGACGGAGCCACCCCGGTCGAGCGTATCGAGGCGGAACTGGCCGCACGGCACCCGTCGTTGGGCGACAGCGGCGCACGGGGAATGGTCAAGGCGCTGCTGGACACCGGCTACCTCGAAGACGCGGCCGGTGGACACCCCGAAGGCCTCACCGGCGATGAGACGGAGCGATACAGCCGCAACCACGCCTATTTCCGGCGTATCGACCTGCGACCGGGCAGCGACCCGTGGGCGGCGCAGCGGCGGCTCAAGAACGCGCGCGTGGGGATTCTGGGTGTCGGCGGCACGGGCAGCCACGCCGCATGGGCGCTGGCCGCCGTAGGGGTCGGCAGCCTGCACCTCGTCGATCCGGACCGCGTCGAGGTGTCCAATCTGACCCGGCAGGTACTGTACGGCGAAGCCGACCTCGGCAGGCCCAAGGCCCAGGTCGCGGTCGAGCGTCTGCGCTCGGTCAACTCGGCGGGCTCCTTCACCTGCGACATCCGGATGGTGGACACCGAGAAGGCGCTGGCAGAACTCGTCTCGGACTGCGATGTCTTCGCTCTGTGCGCCGACGAGCCGCGCAACGACCTCATCGCCAAGATGACCAACCGGGTGTGTGCCGCACAGGGCGTCCCCTGGGTGACCGCCGGATACAACGGCCCGCTGGTGACCGTCGGCGTGTACGGTCCCGCCGGTCCCTGCTTCGAATGCGTCGGTGCGGGGGAGGAGGCGAAGCTCAAGCCCGGCTGGCACCCGGACCTGGGGGGTACCGGGGTGCTCGCCCCGTCCGCGGGAATATCCGGACAGCTGATCGCCCATGAGGTGGTCTCGCTGCTCACGGGAACGGGCAGGCGCGCACCGGGGTATGTGCGGGGCCTCAACCTGATCGCTCCCGACCAACTGGTCGACGTACGACATCCGGCGCGCCCGGAGTGCCCGCTGTGCGGTTCCTGA
- a CDS encoding glycoside hydrolase family 65 protein: MITHPSFTVEPWSLRETELNLDVLAQSESVFALSNGHIGWRGNLDEGEPHGLPGAYLNGVHERHPLPYAEGGFGYPESGQTMINVTDGKIIRLLVDDHPCDLRYGQVLAHERSLDFRSGILSRTARWVSPDGRTVRISSQRLVSFTQRAVAAIVYEVEPLDGPTTVAVQSELVANEQLPRVEGDPRVAAATESPLVAEESFAQDTRLRLVHRTGVSGLRVAAAADHLVEGPESTRWTAQCEPDVSRLTVTADLVPGRPLRLVKFVAYGWSGERSLPAVHDQVDGAVAAAISTGWDGLVAAQRDYLDRFWAGADVEVEGDAQIQQAVRFALFHVLQAAARGENRAIPAKGLTGTGYDGHCFWDTESYVLPVLTFTVPDTVPSPLRWRHRTLPAARERARQLGLAGAVFPWRTVDGAECSAYWPAGTAAFHINADIAMAAVRYVAMTGDEEFERHEGLDLLVETARLWRSLGHHDAQGVFHIDGVTGPDEYSAIARDNLYTNLMARQNLRAAADVVTRHRERAEELGVDDEEAAGWRDAAARMAMPYNESLGVHEQSAGFTHFQRWDFDATPPENYPLMLHYPYFDLYRKQVIKQADVVLAMLECPYAFTDQEKERNFAYYEALTVRDSSLSAACQAVLAAQTGHLRLAYAYLGEAALMDLDDLEHNTRDGLHIASLAGTWIALVAGFGGLQRHLKDGRADLLGFAPRLPEALSRVAFTVAVHGRRLNVDIDQTRARYRLVDGDPLQVLHHGEPMTVTADEPVDRPLPPAPVLPEPQQPRGRRPAGRPSPEAAWTEPQD; encoded by the coding sequence GTGATCACCCATCCCAGCTTCACGGTCGAGCCGTGGAGCCTGCGCGAGACCGAGCTGAACCTGGACGTCCTCGCCCAGAGCGAATCGGTGTTCGCCCTCTCCAATGGGCACATCGGGTGGCGCGGGAACCTGGACGAGGGGGAACCGCACGGGCTGCCCGGTGCGTACCTCAACGGTGTCCACGAGAGGCACCCGTTGCCCTACGCCGAGGGCGGATTCGGGTATCCCGAGTCCGGCCAGACGATGATCAACGTCACCGACGGCAAGATCATCCGACTGCTGGTCGACGACCACCCGTGCGACCTGCGCTACGGGCAAGTGCTGGCGCACGAGCGTTCCCTGGACTTCCGCTCGGGCATCCTCAGCCGGACGGCGCGATGGGTCTCGCCCGACGGCCGTACGGTGCGGATCTCCTCACAGCGGCTCGTCTCCTTCACCCAGCGCGCGGTCGCCGCGATCGTGTACGAGGTAGAGCCGCTCGACGGTCCGACCACGGTCGCCGTGCAGTCCGAGCTGGTCGCCAACGAGCAGCTGCCCCGCGTCGAGGGCGATCCGCGCGTCGCCGCGGCGACCGAGTCCCCACTGGTGGCCGAGGAGTCCTTCGCGCAGGACACCCGGTTGCGGCTCGTGCACCGTACCGGCGTCAGCGGGCTGCGGGTCGCGGCTGCGGCCGACCACCTCGTCGAGGGTCCGGAGAGCACCCGTTGGACCGCGCAGTGCGAGCCCGACGTCAGCCGTCTGACGGTGACCGCGGACCTGGTGCCCGGACGACCGCTGCGCCTGGTCAAGTTCGTGGCCTACGGCTGGTCGGGGGAGCGGTCGCTGCCGGCCGTGCACGACCAGGTGGACGGCGCGGTGGCCGCCGCGATCAGCACCGGCTGGGACGGCCTGGTCGCGGCCCAGCGTGACTACCTGGACCGGTTCTGGGCCGGCGCGGACGTCGAGGTCGAGGGCGACGCGCAGATCCAGCAGGCGGTACGCTTCGCCCTCTTCCACGTCCTCCAGGCCGCGGCCCGCGGCGAGAACCGGGCGATTCCCGCCAAGGGACTCACCGGAACCGGGTACGACGGACACTGCTTCTGGGACACCGAGTCCTACGTCCTGCCGGTGCTGACCTTCACCGTGCCGGACACCGTTCCCTCGCCGCTGCGATGGCGCCACCGCACGCTCCCGGCGGCCCGGGAACGCGCCCGCCAACTGGGTCTGGCCGGGGCGGTGTTCCCCTGGCGGACGGTCGACGGCGCCGAGTGCTCCGCCTACTGGCCGGCCGGCACCGCCGCCTTCCACATCAACGCCGACATCGCCATGGCCGCGGTCCGCTACGTGGCGATGACCGGCGACGAGGAGTTCGAGCGCCACGAGGGACTCGACCTGCTCGTGGAGACCGCCCGCTTGTGGCGCTCCCTTGGACACCACGACGCGCAGGGCGTGTTCCACATCGACGGGGTCACCGGACCGGACGAGTACAGCGCCATCGCCCGGGACAACCTCTACACCAATCTGATGGCCCGGCAGAACCTGCGTGCCGCCGCGGACGTGGTCACGCGTCACCGGGAGCGCGCCGAGGAACTGGGGGTCGACGACGAGGAGGCCGCCGGTTGGCGGGACGCCGCGGCCCGCATGGCGATGCCGTACAACGAGAGCCTCGGCGTGCACGAACAGTCGGCCGGGTTCACACACTTCCAGCGCTGGGACTTCGACGCGACCCCGCCGGAGAACTACCCGCTGATGCTGCACTACCCCTACTTCGATCTGTACCGCAAACAAGTGATCAAGCAAGCCGACGTGGTGCTGGCGATGTTGGAGTGCCCCTATGCGTTCACCGACCAGGAGAAGGAACGCAACTTCGCCTACTACGAGGCGCTGACCGTCCGCGACTCTTCCCTCTCGGCGGCCTGCCAGGCGGTGCTCGCCGCGCAGACGGGTCATCTGCGGCTGGCCTACGCCTACCTCGGCGAGGCCGCGCTGATGGACCTGGACGACCTGGAGCACAACACCCGCGACGGACTGCACATCGCCTCCCTCGCAGGGACGTGGATCGCGCTGGTCGCCGGATTCGGGGGCCTGCAAAGGCACCTCAAGGACGGAAGGGCGGACCTGCTGGGGTTCGCTCCGCGCCTGCCCGAGGCGTTGTCCAGGGTGGCGTTCACGGTGGCGGTGCACGGACGCAGGCTGAACGTGGACATCGATCAGACCAGAGCACGCTACCGACTGGTCGACGGCGACCCGCTTCAGGTGCTGCACCACGGAGAACCGATGACCGTGACCGCCGACGAACCGGTGGACCGCCCGCTGCCGCCCGCCCCCGTGCTGCCCGAACCACAGCAGCCGCGCGGCCGCCGCCCGGCAGGACGGCCCAGCCCGGAGGCCGCCTGGACGGAGCCACAGGACTGA
- a CDS encoding TetR-like C-terminal domain-containing protein produces MTTSEAHDPRKDNPEAAVSRLKAEAGGRLAARHRVDLDPDELARAAGVDPNLIEERFPDRDALLTDLVLAAYNAMGDSAERATAEAEKAGADLLGRWVACCEGVRAWALAHPEEYVLIWGRPVPGYDAPPETMAAGARTVLVLLGLVREALAAGELAVDHVPAPELSEGMARTIEPLAQGMLSGLPTPVITRMLIVWTQLHGMVGFEVNGHIAGVAADPAAFFTHAATAMGQYIGLPR; encoded by the coding sequence ATGACGACTTCCGAAGCCCATGACCCCCGCAAGGACAACCCCGAGGCGGCCGTCTCCCGGCTGAAGGCCGAGGCGGGCGGCCGCCTCGCGGCCCGGCACCGCGTCGACCTGGATCCGGACGAGTTGGCCCGCGCGGCGGGCGTCGACCCGAACCTGATCGAGGAGCGATTCCCGGATCGGGACGCCCTGTTGACCGACCTGGTGCTGGCCGCCTACAACGCGATGGGCGACAGCGCGGAGCGGGCCACGGCCGAGGCGGAGAAGGCCGGTGCCGACTTACTGGGCCGCTGGGTCGCGTGCTGCGAGGGCGTCCGCGCGTGGGCGCTCGCCCACCCCGAGGAGTACGTGCTGATCTGGGGCCGCCCGGTGCCCGGTTACGACGCCCCGCCGGAGACGATGGCCGCGGGCGCCCGCACGGTCCTGGTCCTGCTAGGCCTGGTCCGCGAGGCGTTGGCGGCAGGCGAACTCGCCGTGGACCACGTGCCCGCGCCCGAGCTGTCCGAGGGCATGGCCCGCACGATCGAGCCGCTGGCCCAGGGCATGCTGAGCGGCCTGCCCACCCCGGTCATCACCCGCATGCTGATCGTCTGGACCCAGCTGCACGGCATGGTCGGCTTCGAGGTCAACGGCCATATCGCGGGCGTCGCCGCCGACCCGGCCGCCTTCTTCACCCACGCGGCCACCGCCATGGGCCAGTACATCGGCCTGCCCCGCTGA